One Neosynechococcus sphagnicola sy1 genomic window carries:
- a CDS encoding glycosyltransferase yields MIKIVFLIRSLDFGGSQTQLVTLVKALDPTEFEVTVICFYSEGTLATTLVESGIRVLSLEKRGRWDLGRFYGRLSGYLHQIQPQILHSYLSDPNLLVILLKPWFPRIAIVWGIRTAQDNLRQYSWFIRLLFWLECRLAGFADLIIANSQAGRAFHIAQGFPAAKTITIPNGIDCDLFQPDPQGRVKLRTLWGIPDSVILIGLVGRLDPLKDHPTFLKAAALLCQQRRDVHFVCIGSGLDTADQLQQLATDLEIADRITWSAARTDVPEVQNALDIATSCSTSEGFSNVITEAMACGVPCVVTDVGDSAWIVGKTGIVVPPADPQALAAGWQACLAMDRQHLGQLARARIIQHLSVQQLAMTTQDALVSLLQRQTLRF; encoded by the coding sequence GTGATCAAAATTGTCTTCTTGATTCGCTCCCTTGACTTCGGTGGCAGCCAAACTCAATTGGTTACCCTGGTTAAAGCCCTTGACCCGACTGAGTTTGAGGTGACCGTGATTTGTTTTTATTCAGAGGGAACTTTAGCAACAACCCTTGTAGAGAGTGGCATCCGGGTGCTGTCCCTGGAGAAGCGAGGACGCTGGGATCTGGGGAGGTTTTATGGGCGGTTGAGCGGCTATTTGCACCAGATTCAGCCCCAGATTCTCCACAGCTACCTCAGCGATCCCAATCTGCTGGTGATCCTATTAAAGCCATGGTTTCCTCGGATAGCGATTGTTTGGGGAATTCGTACAGCTCAGGATAATTTGCGCCAATACAGTTGGTTCATCCGCCTTTTGTTCTGGCTGGAATGCCGCCTCGCTGGTTTTGCCGACTTGATTATTGCCAATTCCCAGGCCGGACGCGCGTTTCATATTGCCCAAGGATTCCCAGCGGCTAAAACCATTACGATTCCCAATGGCATTGACTGCGATCTCTTCCAACCCGATCCCCAGGGTCGAGTCAAGCTGCGCACTCTCTGGGGAATTCCCGACTCCGTAATTCTGATTGGTCTGGTGGGACGGCTTGATCCCCTCAAGGATCACCCTACCTTCTTAAAAGCAGCCGCCCTGCTCTGCCAACAACGCCGGGATGTCCATTTTGTCTGTATCGGCAGTGGGTTGGACACAGCTGATCAACTCCAGCAACTGGCGACCGATTTAGAGATTGCAGATCGCATCACTTGGTCAGCCGCGAGGACGGATGTGCCGGAGGTGCAAAATGCCCTCGATATTGCCACTTCCTGTTCCACCAGTGAGGGCTTCTCGAACGTGATTACAGAAGCGATGGCCTGTGGGGTTCCCTGTGTGGTCACCGATGTTGGAGATTCTGCGTGGATTGTTGGCAAGACGGGTATTGTCGTGCCTCCCGCCGATCCTCAAGCCCTAGCTGCGGGGTGGCAAGCTTGTCTGGCGATGGATCGGCAACACCTGGGACAGTTAGCGCGAGCCCGGATTATCCAGCACTTGAGTGTGCAACAGCTAGCGATGACCACCCAAGATGCACTGGTATCGCTGCTCCAGCGCCAAACCCTGAGGTTCTGA
- a CDS encoding glycosyltransferase, translated as MFVITGLFTGGAEMMLYKLLSRLNRGKFRASVISLTPGGSLRDQIQHLGIPVYCVGMKSQQINLRAILAFIPLMRKLSPDLIQGWMTHGNLIAQISRYVLSSSVPILWSIRHSALKPSETKLTTRLIIGLLAHFSHLPEGIIYNSRSGAEDHHRIHYAPLKTVIISNGIDTDLFHPSLTNRLKIRQELGLEDHTIIIGLIGRFHVMKGHEYFLQAAALLLPIFPETQFLLVGSEVTPKNPVLSNLVRSLGLESHVHLGGERQDIPRLTAALDIACSTSSFGEGFANVIGEAMACGVPCVVTNVGDAAWIVGETGFVIPPADPVALCEAWKALICMDRSARQALGLQARQRVEAHFALDKIVRQYEAVYEEIFSKWKH; from the coding sequence GTGTTTGTGATCACCGGTTTGTTCACCGGCGGTGCTGAAATGATGCTATATAAGCTGCTCTCAAGACTCAACCGGGGGAAGTTTCGGGCTAGTGTCATTTCCCTAACCCCCGGTGGTAGTCTCAGGGATCAAATTCAGCATCTGGGGATTCCTGTTTACTGCGTCGGAATGAAGTCCCAACAAATCAATTTGAGGGCGATCCTGGCATTTATCCCTCTGATGCGAAAACTTAGCCCGGATCTAATTCAAGGTTGGATGACCCATGGCAACTTGATTGCCCAAATCAGCCGATACGTTCTCTCATCCAGTGTCCCTATACTTTGGAGTATCCGCCATTCCGCCCTCAAACCATCAGAGACTAAATTAACCACCCGACTGATCATTGGATTGCTGGCTCATTTCTCTCACCTGCCCGAGGGAATTATTTATAACAGTCGGTCGGGAGCGGAGGATCATCATCGAATTCACTATGCCCCGCTCAAGACTGTGATTATTTCCAATGGCATTGATACCGATTTGTTTCATCCTTCCCTCACAAATCGGCTAAAAATTAGACAAGAACTAGGTCTCGAAGATCATACAATCATCATTGGTCTGATCGGTCGATTTCATGTCATGAAAGGGCATGAATATTTTCTCCAGGCAGCAGCTTTGTTGCTGCCAATTTTTCCGGAGACACAGTTTCTCCTGGTTGGTTCTGAGGTGACTCCCAAGAACCCGGTGCTCAGCAATTTAGTTCGCAGTTTAGGACTGGAGTCCCATGTTCATCTTGGGGGAGAGCGACAGGACATTCCTCGATTAACTGCTGCCCTCGATATTGCCTGTTCAACGTCTAGTTTTGGGGAAGGATTTGCTAATGTAATTGGGGAAGCAATGGCCTGTGGGGTTCCCTGTGTCGTGACCAATGTGGGGGATGCGGCCTGGATTGTGGGAGAGACTGGGTTTGTGATTCCCCCGGCTGATCCGGTGGCACTCTGTGAAGCATGGAAAGCCCTGATCTGTATGGATCGATCTGCACGTCAAGCTCTTGGTTTACAAGCACGTCAGCGGGTAGAAGCGCACTTTGCTCTTGATAAAATTGTCCGGCAATATGAGGCTGTCTATGAAGAAATCTTTTCTAAATGGAAACATTGA
- a CDS encoding class I SAM-dependent methyltransferase, with protein sequence MKKSFLNGNIDPIVVQSFGEEWQAFDQSSLSSEDGLQMFNEYFSIFPWQCLPKDAVGLDIGCGSGRWARLVAPKIGRLYCIDPSVSALNVARKNLSQCQNCEFILAGVENIPLGNATADFGYALGVLHHIPDPEKGIRSCVEKLKSGAPFLLYMYYAFDNKPWWYRWIWKISELGRFLISRLPFPMRYAVSQVIALLIYLPLARFSLGLEKLGVNVDSIPLSSYRHRRFYSIRTDALDRFGTRLEQRFTKAQIRSMMENSGLEKIIFDDSEPGWVALGYKK encoded by the coding sequence ATGAAGAAATCTTTTCTAAATGGAAACATTGATCCCATCGTGGTTCAGAGTTTCGGTGAGGAATGGCAAGCATTTGATCAATCTTCTCTATCCTCAGAGGATGGCTTGCAAATGTTTAATGAGTACTTTTCAATTTTCCCTTGGCAGTGTCTCCCCAAAGATGCTGTCGGATTGGACATCGGTTGTGGCAGTGGCCGCTGGGCCAGATTGGTCGCCCCAAAAATTGGTAGACTCTATTGCATTGATCCAAGTGTTTCTGCTTTAAATGTTGCTCGTAAGAATTTGTCTCAGTGCCAAAATTGCGAATTTATCCTTGCGGGGGTTGAGAATATTCCCCTAGGAAATGCTACAGCGGATTTTGGCTATGCTCTGGGTGTTTTACACCATATTCCTGATCCGGAAAAAGGAATTCGATCCTGTGTCGAAAAATTGAAGTCAGGAGCACCATTTTTACTTTATATGTATTATGCATTTGATAATAAACCCTGGTGGTATCGATGGATCTGGAAAATCAGTGAATTGGGGCGTTTTTTGATTTCCAGATTACCTTTCCCAATGCGGTATGCAGTCAGTCAGGTCATTGCCCTATTGATTTATCTGCCCTTGGCTCGATTTTCCCTAGGGTTAGAAAAATTAGGCGTTAATGTCGATTCCATTCCCCTATCTTCCTATCGACATCGGCGGTTTTACTCTATTAGGACGGATGCCCTGGATCGCTTTGGAACCCGCCTTGAACAGAGATTTACGAAAGCCCAAATTCGTTCCATGATGGAAAACTCTGGCCTAGAGAAAATTATTTTTGATGACTCTGAGCCGGGCTGGGTTGCCCTAGGTTACAAGAAATAA
- the asnB gene encoding asparagine synthase (glutamine-hydrolyzing) has protein sequence MCGLTGFWHPSAVFSTAQLEAMVQTMADRLRHRGPDDGGTWGDETVGLALGHRRLAIVDLSPEGHQPMLSANGRYVMVFNGEIYNFRDLRQQLLALGHGFRGHSDTEVMLAAFCQWGVEVSLQRFVGMFAFALWDRELQRLHLGRDRLGEKPLFYGWCQQTLVFGSELKALKAHPQWQGRINRDVLTLLLRHNYIPAPYCIYDGCFKLPPGTLLTFDQAHHHPAPIPYWSATEIAERGVAHPFTGGEGAAIEELDYLLREAIRQQMVADVPLGAFLSGGIDSSTVVALMQAQSDRPVKTFSIGFHEQDYNEAPYAQAIAQHLGTDHTELYITPPDAIAVIPKLPSLYDEPFADSSQIPTFLVAQLARQQVTVSLSGDGGV, from the coding sequence ATGTGTGGACTTACTGGCTTTTGGCACCCGTCCGCAGTCTTCAGTACGGCTCAATTAGAGGCGATGGTTCAGACCATGGCCGATCGCTTGCGCCACCGTGGCCCCGATGATGGGGGAACCTGGGGGGATGAAACCGTGGGCTTGGCTCTGGGACATCGGCGGTTGGCAATTGTCGATCTGTCTCCGGAAGGGCACCAGCCGATGCTATCTGCCAATGGTCGCTATGTGATGGTGTTTAATGGCGAAATTTACAATTTTCGGGACCTGCGCCAACAGTTGCTAGCCCTCGGCCATGGATTTCGCGGCCATTCTGACACCGAGGTGATGCTGGCCGCTTTTTGCCAGTGGGGAGTGGAGGTGTCATTGCAGCGGTTTGTGGGCATGTTTGCCTTTGCCCTCTGGGATCGGGAGTTGCAACGGTTACATTTGGGGCGCGATCGCCTGGGAGAAAAGCCCCTGTTCTACGGTTGGTGCCAGCAAACCCTGGTGTTTGGTTCCGAACTTAAGGCATTGAAAGCCCACCCCCAGTGGCAGGGTCGGATCAACCGTGATGTGCTGACCCTCTTGCTCCGCCATAACTACATTCCAGCTCCCTACTGCATCTACGACGGGTGTTTCAAACTGCCGCCGGGAACCCTGCTCACCTTCGATCAAGCACACCATCACCCGGCACCAATTCCCTACTGGTCTGCCACCGAGATTGCCGAGCGGGGAGTTGCCCATCCCTTCACTGGTGGTGAGGGGGCAGCGATCGAGGAGTTAGACTACTTGCTCCGGGAGGCCATTCGTCAACAAATGGTGGCCGATGTCCCCTTGGGAGCCTTTCTCTCCGGGGGCATTGATTCCTCAACCGTCGTGGCGTTGATGCAAGCTCAGAGCGATCGCCCGGTGAAAACCTTTTCCATCGGCTTCCACGAACAGGACTACAACGAAGCCCCCTACGCCCAAGCGATCGCCCAACATTTAGGCACGGATCACACGGAGCTATATATCACTCCCCCCGATGCGATCGCGGTGATCCCAAAGTTACCCAGTCTCTACGATGAACCCTTTGCGGATTCCTCTCAAATTCCCACCTTTCTCGTCGCTCAACTAGCCCGCCAACAGGTGACGGTGAGTCTCTCTGGGGATGGGGGGGTATGA
- a CDS encoding asparagine synthetase B family protein, which yields MGGYELFGGYYRYFTGRQFWQRVGWVPLPLRTLMAAGLNRVSRPTWDCLLGRIATLVPAHSRYNLTGERMHQIARILGVDSPDLMYRSLVSHWQQPTAIVPGSQEPLTRLSDRQSWAQLPDFTQRMMFLDLVTYLPDDILTKVDRASMGVSLESRVPFLDHRVVEFAWTIPLSMKIRHQRGKWLLRQVLHRYLPLELIERPKMGFGIPIDEWLRSSLRDWAESLINPQRLQQQGFFNPAPIQEKWQQHLRGDRNWQYYLWDILMFQAWLDENQ from the coding sequence ATGGGGGGGTATGAATTATTTGGGGGGTATTATCGTTACTTCACGGGGCGGCAGTTCTGGCAGCGAGTGGGCTGGGTACCCCTGCCATTGCGAACCCTCATGGCTGCGGGGTTGAATCGAGTCTCCCGTCCGACCTGGGATTGCCTTCTGGGTCGGATTGCTACCCTAGTTCCTGCCCACAGTCGCTACAATCTCACGGGGGAACGGATGCACCAGATTGCCCGCATTTTGGGGGTTGACAGTCCAGATTTGATGTATCGATCGCTGGTTTCCCATTGGCAACAACCCACGGCCATTGTGCCAGGAAGTCAAGAGCCGCTGACTCGGTTGAGCGATCGCCAATCTTGGGCGCAGTTGCCAGACTTCACCCAGCGAATGATGTTCCTCGACTTGGTTACCTATCTACCGGATGATATTCTCACCAAGGTCGATCGGGCCTCAATGGGGGTGAGTCTGGAGTCTCGGGTGCCGTTTTTAGATCACCGAGTTGTAGAATTTGCCTGGACAATTCCCCTATCGATGAAAATTCGTCACCAGCGGGGCAAATGGCTGTTGCGACAAGTCCTCCACCGCTACCTGCCCTTGGAACTGATTGAACGTCCGAAAATGGGGTTTGGGATTCCCATTGATGAATGGCTCCGCAGTTCCCTGAGGGACTGGGCTGAATCCCTGATCAATCCCCAGCGACTCCAGCAACAGGGCTTTTTTAACCCGGCACCGATTCAAGAAAAGTGGCAGCAGCATCTCAGGGGCGATCGCAATTGGCAGTATTATCTCTGGGATATTTTGATGTTCCAAGCTTGGCTGGATGAAAATCAATGA
- a CDS encoding glycosyltransferase family 4 protein, producing MKIALITNDDHGMWQFRGGLIQALIARNIEVYVLVPPGPFVEKLQALGAIYIPIQMYRFISPLQDLRLMWQFYRIFISQKFDLIHTMTIKPNLFATFAAKLAGVPRIVSLVSGIGFIFASESKLLVSICIRPLVMLLYRWALSISNKTWFQNQDDFDFFSRKKLIIPTKGIVIRGSGVNLTEFSRETVDPQALKALRLEIQLSPSEQCVMMISSRLIWSKGVREFIEAVEMLAPRFERWKFVILCPKDPDAPDAVPEAYTEAHRSDRLQIIDEMRLDVKNFLELADILVLVSYYREGVPRILLEGLAMEKPIVTSNSVGCKEVVEDGKNGYLVPIKNASVLAEKLEKLMQNQAQRSQFGKFSRRMAIDFFDEKIVIHRVITELYGIRA from the coding sequence ATGAAAATTGCGCTGATCACCAATGATGATCATGGGATGTGGCAATTCAGAGGTGGTCTGATTCAAGCCCTGATTGCCAGAAATATCGAGGTATATGTCCTTGTGCCCCCTGGTCCTTTTGTCGAGAAATTGCAAGCCCTGGGAGCCATCTATATTCCAATTCAAATGTATCGCTTTATCAGTCCCCTTCAGGACTTAAGGCTGATGTGGCAATTTTATAGAATTTTTATCAGCCAAAAGTTTGATCTGATTCATACCATGACGATTAAGCCCAATTTGTTTGCCACCTTTGCGGCGAAATTGGCGGGGGTTCCGCGCATTGTTTCCCTGGTATCTGGAATTGGGTTCATTTTTGCCTCGGAGTCAAAATTACTTGTCAGTATCTGCATTCGTCCCCTGGTGATGTTGCTGTATCGATGGGCATTATCGATCAGTAATAAAACATGGTTTCAAAATCAAGATGATTTTGATTTTTTTAGTCGAAAAAAATTAATTATCCCTACCAAAGGAATTGTAATTAGAGGCAGTGGGGTGAATTTAACTGAGTTTTCCAGGGAAACAGTTGATCCCCAAGCCCTCAAAGCCCTGAGACTGGAAATTCAACTCTCTCCATCGGAACAATGTGTAATGATGATCTCTTCACGGTTGATTTGGAGCAAGGGAGTTCGGGAATTTATTGAAGCGGTAGAAATGCTAGCACCCCGGTTCGAGCGTTGGAAATTTGTCATCCTTTGTCCCAAAGATCCCGACGCTCCGGATGCGGTTCCAGAGGCGTATACTGAAGCCCATCGCTCCGATAGACTGCAGATTATCGACGAGATGCGCCTGGATGTGAAAAACTTTCTAGAGTTAGCAGATATTTTAGTTCTGGTTTCCTATTATCGAGAAGGAGTGCCCCGGATCTTGTTGGAAGGCTTAGCCATGGAAAAGCCGATTGTGACCTCGAATAGTGTCGGTTGTAAGGAGGTGGTTGAAGATGGTAAAAATGGGTATCTGGTGCCGATCAAAAATGCTTCTGTTCTGGCCGAAAAGTTGGAAAAATTAATGCAGAATCAAGCCCAGAGATCCCAGTTTGGGAAATTCTCTCGACGGATGGCAATCGATTTTTTTGATGAGAAAATAGTCATCCATCGTGTCATTACTGAATTGTATGGAATCAGAGCTTAA
- a CDS encoding sugar transferase produces MTQIIKRFLDFIFAFLGLILLSPVLMAIAIAIYLQMGYPILFTQLRPGYKGKLFTFYKFRTMTNARDPEGNLLPDGDRLTRLGQFLRQTSLDELPQLWNVLKGEMSFVGPRPLLVAYLDRYTPEQARRHDVKPGITGWSQINGRNHLGWQERFELDVWYVDHANLWLDCQILLRTIGKVVNREGINQEGQATMEEFKG; encoded by the coding sequence ATGACACAAATAATCAAACGATTCCTAGATTTTATATTTGCTTTCCTAGGGTTGATCCTCTTGTCACCAGTTTTGATGGCGATCGCGATCGCCATTTATCTACAGATGGGTTACCCGATTTTGTTCACCCAGCTCCGTCCTGGTTACAAAGGCAAATTATTTACCTTTTATAAATTTCGCACCATGACCAACGCCCGAGATCCAGAGGGAAACCTGCTGCCCGATGGAGATCGCCTCACCCGTCTTGGGCAGTTTTTAAGGCAAACCAGTCTGGATGAATTGCCCCAACTCTGGAACGTGCTCAAGGGGGAGATGAGTTTTGTTGGGCCCCGCCCACTTTTAGTCGCCTATCTCGATCGCTACACGCCGGAACAAGCCCGTCGTCATGATGTCAAACCAGGGATTACCGGATGGTCACAGATTAATGGTCGCAATCACCTGGGCTGGCAAGAACGGTTTGAACTGGATGTCTGGTATGTTGATCATGCCAATTTATGGCTGGATTGCCAAATTTTATTGCGCACCATTGGCAAGGTTGTAAACCGGGAAGGCATCAATCAAGAGGGTCAAGCCACGATGGAAGAATTTAAGGGATAA
- a CDS encoding GNAT family N-acetyltransferase: MDVQILDCSSVVWLETLEHLRHDIYHRPGYLALEASRIEATAAAILITEKQQQFFLPYLVRSCDRLLENESGESPVFDLISPYGYPGILLSDAAWESTFIQQAFTMMIEKFKGMGICSAFLRLHPILNQNFDQIYPGLGLQLTGETIAVDLTLSDAEIWQQTRSEHRNKINRCKRQGFVARMVEPALFIEKFNEIYEETMDRVLASQSYYFGLEYLFGLLRAWEKHLHLCIVELNEQVVCAGLFTSCGGMVQYHLGGTKGGYLKQAPSKLMFDHVRYWAKQQGNTLFHLGGGVGGAADSLYHFKAGFSRQRYQFSTLRLILNETLYTEMVELRARQLGTNLCKLRETSFFPAYRCSVMPVASP; encoded by the coding sequence ATGGACGTTCAAATTCTTGACTGTTCCAGTGTGGTTTGGCTGGAGACATTAGAGCATCTCCGTCATGATATCTATCACCGACCTGGTTATCTGGCGTTAGAAGCCAGCAGAATTGAAGCAACCGCAGCAGCAATTCTCATTACAGAAAAACAGCAGCAATTCTTTCTGCCTTACTTAGTCCGATCCTGCGATCGCCTATTAGAAAATGAATCTGGAGAATCTCCTGTTTTTGATCTGATCTCGCCCTATGGCTATCCCGGCATCTTGTTGAGTGATGCAGCGTGGGAATCCACGTTTATCCAGCAAGCCTTTACCATGATGATAGAGAAATTTAAAGGTATGGGAATCTGCTCGGCATTTCTGCGACTCCATCCGATCTTGAATCAGAATTTTGATCAAATTTATCCTGGCTTGGGCCTGCAATTAACAGGGGAAACAATTGCCGTTGACCTCACCCTATCTGACGCAGAAATTTGGCAGCAGACTCGCTCAGAACATCGGAATAAGATCAACCGATGTAAGCGCCAGGGATTTGTTGCTCGCATGGTAGAGCCTGCTTTATTCATAGAAAAATTTAATGAGATTTACGAGGAGACCATGGATCGCGTCCTTGCCAGCCAGTCTTACTATTTTGGACTGGAGTATTTGTTCGGTCTATTAAGGGCTTGGGAGAAGCACCTGCATCTCTGTATTGTGGAACTCAATGAGCAAGTGGTTTGTGCCGGATTATTTACATCTTGCGGTGGCATGGTTCAGTATCACCTTGGTGGCACCAAGGGGGGATATCTCAAGCAAGCTCCCAGCAAACTGATGTTTGATCATGTTCGTTACTGGGCAAAGCAACAAGGCAATACCCTATTTCACTTAGGCGGGGGAGTAGGTGGCGCTGCCGATAGTCTTTACCACTTTAAAGCTGGCTTTTCACGACAGCGATATCAGTTTTCAACGCTGCGCCTGATTCTAAATGAAACCCTATATACAGAGATGGTGGAATTACGAGCACGGCAATTGGGTACCAATCTCTGCAAACTTCGAGAGACAAGCTTTTTCCCCGCCTATCGTTGTTCAGTCATGCCAGTCGCCAGTCCTTAA
- a CDS encoding DegT/DnrJ/EryC1/StrS family aminotransferase, translated as MGTQELEFVKEAFDTNWIAPVGPHIDAFELEFCDLVGAKHAAAVSSGTAALHLALRLLGVGPGDEVCCSTLTFIATANPIIYLGAKPVFIDSDRGTWNMNPLLLRQILEQKARLGKLPKAVVVVHLYGQSADIDPILDACNLYGIPLLEDAAESLGATYKGKSPGTLGRMGLYSFNGNKIITTSRGGDVGL; from the coding sequence ATGGGCACCCAGGAGTTGGAGTTTGTCAAAGAGGCATTTGACACCAACTGGATTGCACCCGTTGGCCCGCATATCGATGCCTTTGAACTAGAGTTTTGCGATCTCGTTGGGGCAAAACATGCCGCCGCTGTCAGTTCAGGAACCGCAGCCCTCCACCTTGCCTTGAGGCTACTGGGAGTTGGCCCAGGAGATGAAGTCTGTTGCTCGACTCTGACCTTTATTGCCACGGCGAACCCCATTATCTACCTGGGAGCCAAGCCTGTTTTTATTGACAGCGATCGCGGTACCTGGAATATGAACCCGCTCTTGTTACGGCAGATTTTGGAGCAAAAAGCTCGGTTAGGCAAGCTACCCAAAGCCGTGGTGGTGGTGCATCTCTATGGACAAAGTGCTGATATCGATCCGATTCTAGATGCCTGCAATCTCTACGGTATTCCCTTGCTGGAGGATGCAGCAGAATCTCTGGGAGCTACTTACAAAGGGAAATCGCCAGGAACCTTGGGGCGCATGGGTCTCTATTCCTTCAATGGCAACAAAATTATCACCACCTCTCGGGGGGGGGATGTTGGTCTCTGA
- a CDS encoding DegT/DnrJ/EryC1/StrS family aminotransferase, with translation MLVSEDANLMAAARFLATQARDPAPHYEHSQVGYNYRLSNILAGVGRGQIRVLADRVAARRHNFEIYQQALGILPGIQFMPEAAFGRATRWLTCLRIDPAAFGADREQVRVALAHQQIEARPVWKPLHLQPVFADCESIGGAIAADLFTHGLCLPSGSNLTLEDLERVITAILQVHQRAKVDG, from the coding sequence ATGTTGGTCTCTGAAGATGCCAACCTGATGGCAGCGGCTCGTTTTCTGGCAACCCAGGCCCGTGATCCGGCTCCCCACTACGAACATTCGCAGGTTGGCTACAACTACCGTCTCAGCAACATCCTCGCGGGGGTTGGCCGAGGCCAAATCAGGGTTCTCGCCGATCGCGTGGCGGCGAGACGACACAATTTTGAGATCTACCAACAGGCGCTGGGAATCTTACCAGGTATCCAGTTCATGCCAGAAGCTGCCTTTGGTCGGGCGACCCGCTGGCTCACCTGCCTGAGGATTGATCCGGCTGCCTTTGGTGCCGATCGTGAACAGGTTCGTGTGGCCCTAGCGCACCAACAGATTGAAGCCCGTCCGGTTTGGAAACCCCTGCACCTGCAACCTGTTTTCGCTGACTGTGAATCCATCGGAGGAGCGATCGCAGCAGACCTATTTACCCACGGTCTCTGTCTCCCGTCCGGTTCTAATTTAACCCTTGAAGATCTAGAGCGAGTCATTACTGCCATTTTACAAGTGCATCAACGGGCAAAAGTCGATGGTTGA
- a CDS encoding methyltransferase — protein sequence MPTSPLDFLFDKYHTSGAHSVARSLYFQYLQSPLITRWHFGMKVLPINRKQEPRVIYFNITTILLQQVLEAKMRRSPHLKLLEIGVGSFAVLCGYLSRLTDQTIDATDINQKFIDSSKKHIELNDVNVHVFYSDIFANIPPCKYDLIFWNPYYDLDPDNYMPRLFATVSEFLSDRGQLLLAYGTRSLTRQRVLDFLSQQKEQLRVVEIKTWWWNPHEVIIIEKNT from the coding sequence ATGCCCACTTCCCCCTTAGATTTTCTCTTTGATAAATATCATACCTCCGGTGCCCATTCTGTTGCCCGATCCCTTTATTTTCAGTATCTTCAATCTCCATTAATTACCCGATGGCACTTTGGTATGAAAGTGCTTCCCATAAATCGAAAGCAAGAGCCTCGCGTCATTTATTTCAATATCACGACGATCTTATTACAACAAGTCTTAGAAGCAAAAATGCGCCGATCACCCCATCTTAAACTCCTGGAGATTGGGGTTGGATCTTTTGCCGTTCTGTGTGGCTATTTATCCCGGCTGACTGATCAAACCATTGATGCAACCGATATTAATCAAAAATTTATTGACAGCAGTAAAAAACATATCGAACTGAATGACGTTAACGTCCATGTTTTCTATTCAGATATTTTTGCCAATATTCCTCCTTGCAAATATGATCTTATATTCTGGAATCCTTACTATGACTTAGATCCAGATAATTATATGCCTCGGTTATTTGCAACGGTTTCAGAATTCTTGAGCGATCGCGGTCAGCTCTTGTTAGCCTACGGTACCCGCTCTTTAACCCGTCAACGTGTTTTAGATTTTCTATCGCAACAAAAAGAGCAACTGCGTGTGGTAGAAATCAAAACCTGGTGGTGGAACCCCCACGAAGTTATTATAATTGAAAAAAATACATAA
- a CDS encoding HisA/HisF-related TIM barrel protein, producing the protein MDVIPAIDLLAGRCVRLYQGDYAQAQVFDQSPVAIARQWSAQLAPRLHLVDLDGAKAGHPVNLESIAAIVAAVEVPIQVGGGAARSRQC; encoded by the coding sequence ATGGATGTCATCCCTGCCATCGATCTATTAGCGGGGCGTTGTGTACGCCTGTATCAGGGTGATTATGCCCAAGCCCAGGTTTTTGATCAAAGTCCGGTTGCGATCGCTCGCCAATGGAGTGCTCAACTGGCTCCTCGCTTACATCTTGTCGATTTGGATGGTGCCAAAGCTGGACATCCTGTGAATCTTGAGAGCATTGCGGCGATTGTTGCGGCCGTGGAGGTGCCGATTCAGGTCGGGGGGGGGGCTGCGCGATCGCGCCAGTGTTAA